In Odocoileus virginianus isolate 20LAN1187 ecotype Illinois chromosome 5, Ovbor_1.2, whole genome shotgun sequence, a single window of DNA contains:
- the LOC110122609 gene encoding olfactory receptor 10K2-like, with protein MIISFLGFFYFSGIFLGTVFSLRLSPDDVSSMECVNETLVTEFVFLGFSSLAGLQPLLFAVFLLVYLFTLGTNAIIVSTIVLDRALRTPMYFFLAVLSCFETCYTFVIVPKMLVDLLAQKKAISFLGCAIQMFSFLFLGCSHSFLLAAMGYDRYVAICDPLRYTVLMGFGVCAGLVAAACACGFIVAQIITSLVFNLPFHSSNQLHHFFCDISPVLKVASYHTHFSQMVIIMLCALVLVIPLLLILVSYILIISAILQFPSTLGRYKAFSTCASHLIIVIVHYGCASFIYLRLKSYYSSSQDVLISVSYTILTPLFNPMIYSLRNKEFKSALQRVVGRTICLS; from the coding sequence ATGATCATCAGTTTCTtgggattcttttatttttcagggaTTTTTCTTGGCACTGTCTTCTCTCTCAGATTGTCTCCTGATGATGTGTCTTCCATGGAGTGTGTCAATGAGACCTTGGTGACAGAGTTTGTCTTCCTTGGCTTCTCCTCTCTGGCTGGGCTACAGCCGCTGCTCTTTGCTGTCTTCCTGCTGGTCTACCTGTTCACCCTGGGCACCAATGCCATCATCGTTTCCACCATTGTGCTGGACAGAGCCCTCCgtacccccatgtacttcttccttgcTGTACTCTCCTGTTTTGAGACTTGTTATACCTTCGTCATTGTACCCAAGATGCTGGTTGACCTGTTGGCCCAGAAGAAGGCCATCTCCTTTCTGGGCTGTGCCATCCAGAtgttctccttcctctttctaggCTGCTCTCACTCCTTCCTGCTGGCAGCCATGGGTTATGATCGCTACGTGGCCATCTGTGACCCTCTGCGCTACACAGTGCTCATGGGTTTCGGGGTGTGTGCAGGACTTGTGGCTGCTGCCTGTGCCTGTGGCTTTATTGTTGCACAGATCATCACATCCTTGGTATTTAACCTGCCCTTTCACTCCTCCAACCAACTACACCACTTCTTCTGTGACATCTCTCCTGTTCTGAAGGTAGCATCTTACCATACCCACTTTAGTCAGATGGTCATTATCATGCTCTGCGCATTGGTCCTGGTTATCCCCCTGCTGTTGATTTTGGTATCTTATATTCTCATCATCTCTGCCATACTCCAATTTCCTTCCACATTAGGCAGGTACAAAGCTTTTTCCACCTGTGCTTCTCACCTCATTATTGTCATTGTCCACTATGGCTGTGCCTCCTTTATCTACTTAAGGCTTAAATCCTACTATTCCTCTAGCCAGGATGTTCTCATATCAGTATCCTACACAATCCTAACTCCATTGTTCAATCCTATGATTTACAGTTTGAGAAATAAAGAGTTCAAATCAGCTCTTCAAAGAGTTGTGGGAAGAACAATTTGTTTATCATGA